TTATATTCAAATCCCAAGCTTAAAAGCTCTTCTTGTATTTCAGCAATTTGGCATGAAATTGTTTTAAACTTATTTTTTTTGCCGTAGTGAATTAAATTGCTAATCATTATTCTTTCTATGCCTTCCGATTTAAAATCATCATCAATATAAAAATTAATTATTTCAATTTGATCAACTTTTGTTTTTGCTTTAAGATTTGCAATTAATTTTGAATTAGTTTCAATATAAACAATGTAGATATCCTCTTTTTTTAAAGGATCCAGTTTTAAATAAGCAAATTTATGAATGTTTTTTAAGCTTATTACCTTGACCATAATTGTAACATTCTCCTAGTTGTTGCATAATTTTACTATATTAGCAGTAATGTTAAATTTTATCATTTATTAAATTTAAGCTCAATCTTAGTTTGTTGGGGGCAAAAGTGAGGGATATTTTATGCGGCAAGCAGATTTTTTTGTGAAAAAATGTAAAAAAATTATTTTAAATAATAATGATTTGCACAGTTTAATTGATAATATTAAAAATATTTTTTACGAGATTTTAAAAGAGTTTGACAGAAGGTCATTAGAAGATATATTTGATTATTATTATGAAACCCATGATATTAATAATAGTTTATACAGCTTTATAGAAAAATTTGTTCCAATTATTAATTTTTTATTATTTGAAGATTTGGAATATAATTTTAATTCTGATGAGAAAAAGCTTATTTTAAATGTATTTGATTTATCTGCTCATACTCTTGAAAGCAACAAATTAAATAAGTTTGCAAGTGCTTTGGTTTCTCTAAAGATATTAAATTAAATTAATTTTTTTTCAAGCTCAGAGTATGTTACTCTTCGTAGTTCTTTTTTATCAAAAGGAGATTTAAGTAAATCTTTTAATGTATAAATTTTTATTGGTGTTTTGTTTTCACTAAATGATTTAGATTCTGTTATTATTATTTTTGTATCTTGATTAAAAAATTCTGCCATTACTTGCAGGCATATAGCGCACGGAATACATTCAGGACTTGTATTAAGTAATAAAAAATCTATTTCTTGTACGCCAATTTTTGCAATCATATTTAAAATCGCACTTCTTTCTGCACAACAAGTTGCTCCAAAGCTTGCATTCTCAACATTTGTTCCAATAAAAAAATCGTTTGTTTTGGTCTTAATGCAGGCACCTACTTTGAATTTTGAATATGGAGAATATGAATTATTTCGTGCTTTTTCTGCCATATAAAATGCTTTATCTATATCTTCTTGTTTTAGTTTTTCCAAAATTTCCCACCTGTTATATTTTATTAGCCATTGTGGTTTATTTTATTGAAATATTGTAATATAGTCAATGTAAAATAAGCTAAAAACTTGTTTTGCGGAAGGTTTGCGAACTTTATTATGAGAGATGTTATTAATTTTATTAAAAAATATAATAATTTTGTTATTATTGGGCACAAAGATCCTGATTTTGATTGTATAGGTTCTTCTTTAGCTTTATCCTCTTTTCTCTCAAGAATTGGTAAAAATTCTATTTTGTTAAATGAAGGTCCTTTTATTAGAAAAGAAATAGTTCCTTTTAAGGATAAGTTTTTATCTGAATGGCCCAATATTGAGATTTCAGAGTATTCAGTTATTATTTTAGATTGCTCGATTTTAGATAGGATAGGTGATGAATTTATCTTTTATGTAAAGAATATGCCTACTTTAGTAATCGATCATCATATGTCTGGTGAAAAATTAGAATGTGAGGGCTATATTGATCCTTTTGCACCTTCTACTACTTTTTTAATTGAAAAATTGATAAGAGAGTTTGGACATGATCTTACAAAAGAAGAAGCTTGGTATATTTTAGTAGGATTTTGTACTGATACTGGTTTTTTTAAATTTATTTCAAGAAGTGATCCAGAGCCTTTTGAAATGGTTGCAAGACTGGTTTCAAAAGGAATAAGCCTTAAAGAAGTTTATAGCTATATAGAAACCACCAAAAGCCTAAAATCAATAGAAACTCTTAAGTTAATGCTTAACAGTCTTGAATCTTATTGGAATGGAAAGGTTTTGTTTACATTTTTATCTTCTTCTAGCTCTGGCAAAGATGGTGGAGTTAGTGGGGTTAATGAGCTTTTTTATATGATTTTAAGCAATGTTGAGAATAATGAAATTTTAGGCATTTTAAAGGAAATGGAGGATGGTTCGATTATAGTTGGGCTAAGATCTAAAGATTCTTTTGATGTTGGAAAATTGGCAGAAGATTTTGGAGGCGGTGGGCATAAAAATGCCAGTGGGTTTAGAATCAAACAAGGTTCTCTAGAGATTGTAAAAAATCGAATGCTAGCATACATTAAGGATAATATTTATTTATAATATTTTTTAAAGGGATGGTTCCTTTTGGATCAAAATCTTTAGTGAGTGTTAAAAATCCAGATTTAAATGCCAAGGGTGTTGTTCCATAAATAATTACTATGTTTTTTATCCAATTTAATTTTTTAATATGGTGAGGAGTAAGAGATACAATTACGCTTATTTTGTCTTTGTATTCTTTCAAATTTTCTAAATATTTCAAGCTTCCAGGTGTGGATAAATTAAATATTACTTGTTCAAATTTATTAATTAATTTTTTAATTTCGTCGAGTTTTTGGGGATTAATTCCGTTTAAGGGATAATAGTTGTAATAATAAGCGTATGTATTTTGAAATATTTTTTTACCCTCTACAATCATTTTGTAGTAAGGAGATATTATAAGTGTTTTTTTGGTTTTAGATATTTCTTTTTCTATTCTTACTTTTGTAATACTCCTTAATGTGTTTTGTTCAAAAAATTTTTCACCTTCTTTTGAATATATTTTCTCATTTTTGTTTAAATTAGGATAAAGATCAGATTTATTTTTATTTTCTTTTAAGTACATTAATTTTATTCTTAATATTCTTTTATTAGATTCAATAATATTGTTTTTTATTTCTGAATCTTTTTTCATTAAATTTAATAGCATGTTGTAAGCATTTTGTTGTATATTTTCATTTAAAGATATTAAAAAAATGTCACTTTTGGTTCTAACTATTCTTTCAATCGTATTATAAATGCTCTCATTATTGTAGTTTACTGCGTTCATTAATAGGTCATCAGTAATTATTATGTTATTATATTTTAATTTTTTTCTAAGTATGTCTTTAATTATTTTTATTGAGGATGATGCAGGAATATTTTCTCCATTTGTAAGCTTTGGATATGCTAAATGACCTGTCATTATTACGGGGATGTTTTCTTGGATTAATATTTTATATGGTAAAAGTTCATTTAAGCTTATTTCTAGTAAATTAGAATTTATTATTGGAATATTGATATGAGAGTCAAGAGTGGTATTGCCGTGTCCTGGGAAATGTTTTGCAGTAGAAATTACTCCTCCTTGCTTTTGTCCTTTATAAAAGGCCAGAGAAAGAAGTGATACTATTTTGGGGTTATCCGAATATGTTCTTGGTCCTATTGCAAAATTATTTTCATGGCTGTATATATCTACTATGGGCGCAAAGTTTAGATTTATTCCAAGTTGCCTTAGCTCTTGTGCTATGTAATATCCTGTATTATAAGAATCTTTTGGAGAAAGCGATGCTGCAATTCCAAGATTGCCAATTGTTTCTGATGTATTTAATTTTATGTGCTGCGCCAATCCCCCTTCTTGATCTGTTGCTACAAATAAAGGAATTTTAAATTTATTATTTTGAGATGTTTTTTGAGCTTTATGAATACTTTCTGTTAAATTTTTTAAATCTTTTGCGTTCCATCCAAAAATTTTAATTCCCCCAAGATTTTTTTTACTTATAAAATCAAGAACAAAATTTGTGATTGATTGATTTGGGTAGCTTATCATGAACATTTGCCCCAGTAATTCATGATCTTGCATTTTGCTTACCATTTCATTTATTAATTTTTCTCTTTCCATCGTATCCCAAAAATCAATAGAAAAGCAGTTATTAGCTATAAAAAGGACAATGAGATAAAAATTTCTTTTCATTTAACCATATAAATAATAAATGCTAATTTAGTAATTTATATTTATTAGCAAGCCATTTTGTATTATACTTTATAATAATACTTTTGAATAATAACATTGACAAAGCATTATTGAATTTATACACTTAATAAAAGTTTAAGCTGATGTAGCTCAGTTGGTTAGAGCACTCGGCTCATATCCGAGTTGTCGTGGGTTCAAGTCCCTCCATCAGCATTAGAGGTTGTAAATGGTAGTAGGAATTATTCTTGCAAATGGCTTTGAAGATATTGAGGCCATAATCCCGATTGATATTTTAAGACGGGGTAATGTTAATATTCAAATTATCAGCACAAATGATAGCAATGTTGTGATAAGTTCAAAAGGCGTTTCTTTTTTAGCAGATGATATAATATCAAACTGTAAGGAAAATTGTTTTGATCTAATAATTCTCCCGGGAGGTATGCCTGGAGCTACTAATCTTTTTAATTCAAAAGAATTGGATTTGATTTTAAAAGATATGAATTCCAAAGGTAAGTTTATTGCAGCTATTTGTGCTTCTCCGGTAGTAGTGCTTGCTGCTAAAGGTCTTCTAGGATTCAATAAGTTTACATGTTATCCAGGTTTGGAGAAAAATGTGCTTGATGGTGAGTTTGTAGATGAAAATGTTGTTAGAAGCAATAATTTTATTACTTCTAAAGGAGTTGGAACTTCATTTGAATTTGCTTTTACTCTTCTTGAAATGGTAAAAGGAAAACAAATAATGGAAGATGTTAAAAAAGCAACTTTGCTTTGCAAGAGTTAAATATAAATCTATTTTAAATGATTATAATAAATAAACCAGATTTTAGTTTTTAAAATTGTAAATTATAAATTTTTTGGAATTAAATTATAAATGTCTTCAAGAATGGTTGATTCTTCGTTTGTTGGTATTGCCAGTATTTTTAGTTTGCTATTAATGGTTGATATTTCAGATTCTAAATACTTACTTTGGGCCATTTCATTTTTTTCAAGGTCCAGTTCTATTCCAATTTTTTCAAACCCCTTTAGTGCAAGAGCTCTTATTCCATAATCAGTAACACCAATTCCGCCTGTAAAAACTATTGCATCGACATTAAAATCAAGAGCGGCAATGTAAGATCCAATATATTTTTTTATTCTATATGTCATTATTTCTACTGCAAGTTTTGATTGATATTCTCCTTCTTCAATTTTGTTCCAAATATCCCGCATGTCATTTGATTTTTCAGAAATTCCCAGTATGCCACTTTCTTTATTTAATATTTCTTCAATTTGTTTGGTGGTTTTGTTTAATATAGTGCTCATCAAATTAATAATTGATGGGTCTATATCACCGCTTCTTGTTCCCATTGCAAGGCCTTCAAGCGGAGTAATTCCCATGCTTGTGTCATAAGATTTTCCATTTTTAACAGCATTAATACTTGCTCCGTTACCAAGATGCAATATTATTAAATTTAGACTATCTATTTTTTTATTTAAAATTTCTGAGGATCTTTTTGTTATGTACGAATAAGAAAGGCCATGAAAGCCATATTTTCTAATATTGTGGTTTTTATACCAAGAATATGGAATTGCATAAAGAAAGGCATGTTCTTTTATAGTTTGATGCCAGGATGTATCGAAGCATAAAACTTGCTTTGCGTGTGGTAAAATTTTAAGCACCGCTTCTATTGCGGTGATTGCATTTGGGTTATGAAGTGGAGCAAGTTCAGAAATTTGTTTTAATTTATTTAAAATACTATTATTAAGAATTACTGAATTTTTAAGGCTTGATCCTCCATGTACAACCCTGTGTCCTATTATTTTAATTTCGCTAAGAGTTTTAAGGATTTTTAAATCGCTGTTTGTGAGTATTTTAAACATTTTTTCTATTGCTTTTTGGTGATTTTCAATTCCTTTTTCAAATCTTTCTGTTGTTGATCCGTCAGTATTTACAATTTTTATGATTGATTTTTGTGATTTTATTTTTTCAACAATTCCAGATATTATTTTTTTTGAATTTTCATATTGATAAATAGCAAATTTTAATGAAGAACTTCCTGTGTTTATGATTAATATTTTCATTTTTTTTCCTTTTGTATTTGACAAGTTATGTGCTTGTTTTTAGTAAGTTAATATTTTTATATATGTAATTTATTTTTTCAGATTTTTCAATATTTTTAAAGCTTAAAAATATTGATTTTTGATATGAGGGATTTAATATTAATAAATTAGGATGTTTTTGAAGTATTTCTATTATTTTTTCCATAGGAATGCTTTCTATATTTTTGTATTCTATTTCCAAAGCCCTGTTTTTTTCTTTTAATTTTGTTATGTTTAAATCTTTTGCTAGAATTTTAAGTTCAGCTAACATTAATAGACTGTTTATTTCTTCGGGTATTGGGCCAAAGTCGTTGTGGAGCTCTGATCTTATTTTTTTACTTTCCTCTTCAGTTTGAATTTTAAAGATTTTTTTGTAGATTAGTATTTTATCCTGCTCATTTTTTGCATAATTTTCAGGAATAAATCCACTATAGTTAATTTTAATATCAACCTCTTCTTCATCTGATGAGATTTTTCCCATTTTCTTTTCAATTGCTTTATTTAGCATTGTTAGATAGTAATCTAGTCCAATCGACTCAATCTCCCCATGTTGTTCTCTACCAAGTAAATTGCCAACACCTCTTATTTCCATATCTTTCATTGCTATTTTAAATCCTGCTCCTAGCTCTGAAAATTCTGTTATTGCTCTTAATCTTTCAATAGAGCGTTCATTTAGCTTTTCGCTGTCTTGGTACAAAAAATAAGCATAAGCTTTCTGAGATCCTCTTCCAACTCTTCCTTTTAGTTGATATAGCTGTGCAAGTCCAAACTTGTTTGCATTATTTATTATTATTGTATTTGCATTTGGAATATCTATTCCATTTTCAATTATTGTTGTTGCCAATAAAATTTGATACGCTTTTTTAATAAAATTGTGCATTATATTTTCAATCTCTTCTCCTGTTAGTTTTCCATGAATTATTGCAATTCTTGCATAAGGGGTTAATCTTTCAATTAGTGTTTTTAAATAATACAGTTCTTCAATATTATGATTTACTAAAAAAACTTGACCATCTCGAGACAGTTCACTCTCAATTGCATGTTTTATTAAAAGTTCGCTAAATGATTCTAAATAAGCTTCTATTTTTACTCTGTTTTGAGGCGGAATTTTTAAAACGGAAATATCTCTAAGCTTAATTAGTGACATGTGAAGAGACCTGGGAATTGGTGTTGCAGAAAGAGCAAGGCAATCAACCGAAATTCTTATTTCTTTAAGTTTTTCTTTTTCTTTTACACCAAATCTTTGTTCTTCATCAATTATTATTAACCCTAAATTTTTGCAGGTGAATTTTTTTGAAAGAATTTTGTGCGTTCCTATGATTATATCAATTTTTCCACTTTTAAGTTCTTTTAAGATCCGGCTTTCTGCGTTATTTTTTATAAATCTGCTTAATACTTCGATTTTGATTGGAAAATTTTTAAATCTTTTTTTAAATGTATTGAAATGCTGTTCTGCTAAGATAGTTGTTGGTGAGAGTACAATAACCTGTTTGTTTCCCATTACGGCTTTAAAAGCAGCTCTCATGGCAACTTCAGTTTTTCCAAATCCAACATCTCCACAAAGAAGGCGATCCATTACTTTAAAGCTCATCATATCTTCTTTTATTTCTTTTATTGCTCTTATTTGATCTGGAGTTTCATCGTATGGAAATTCAGATTCAAACAACAATTGTAATTCATTATCTTCTGGGTATTTAATACCCTTAATGCTTTCTCTTTTTGAATAAAGTTCTATTAATTTGTCTGCAATCTCCTCGATTCTTTTTTTTGCGTTTGCTTTGTTTTTTATCCATGTTTTAGAACTTATTTTATCTAATTTGATATTTTTAGGATCACTTCCAATGTATTTTTGGATTAAATTTGTTTGTTCAATTGGAATAAATAGTTTTTCTCCTTCAGCGTATTCAATTTCAATATAATCCTTTTCAAGAGAGCTTGTTTTTATTCTCTTTATTTGCCTAAATATACCAATTCCATGGTTTATGTGAACTACGTGACTATTTTTCTCAATCTCAACAAAAGAGTCAATAGCTTTTGTTTTTGAAGATTCAAAGGCTTTGTTTATTTTTTGCCCCGTATTGAAAATGTTTGATTCAAGAATAATGGCAATTTTTTCTTTTTCTATTATTAAAGAGCTAGATATTTTTAAAACCTCAATTGATACTTTTGGCAATTCTTTGAAAATATATTTAAGTTTTTCTTTTTGTGATTCAGATTCTGCTGCAATAATGATTTTAAATCCATTTTTCAGCCAATTTTCAAATTCTTCTTTTGTAAGTGCTATATTTGAAAAAAAGTTTCTCTCACTTTCGATTTTAAACTCTATAGTTTCTTTGGATTTAAGGCTTTTAATTTTTGAAAATAAAACATCGCTTTTTAGATTGAAGGTTTTATAATTTAAGAGAATTCTTTTTGGATCAATTATATTTTTACCGGCTTCTTCTGCTTCTTTGTAAAGCTTTTCATATTCTTGGTGTATTTTTTCAATTTCTTTTTCGAAATTGTTAATTTCAAAGTTTACAATAGGTGTGTGTTTTTCAATCTCATCACCTAAGTAAGTATTTGCTACTAGTGGATAAAACATTTCTTCTGTTTTTGTTTCTTTTTTAAAATCCAACTCTTCAAGAATCTTTTTATATTCAACAGATTTAATTTTTGTTTTTAAGGTGTTAATAGTTTTATCGTCCCAAATAATTTCTTTTTTTGGAAGAATTTGGAATTCTAAAATTTCATTATCGTGTTTTAATTGGGTTAAGGGATTAAATTTTTTTATTTCTTCTATTTTGTCAAAGTTTAGTGCAATTCTTATTGGATTTTGTTCTCCAAAAGGGTATATATCTATAATTTCTCCTTTTACTGTAAATTCTCCTGGAATTGTTACTCTTAATGTTTTTTCATATCCCAATGTTATAAGAGTTTTTTCAATGTCTGCTGTATTAATATTGGTATTTTTTTCAATTTTATATATATTCTTTAGTAATGTATTTTTATCGGGTATTTTGCTAAGCAATGATTTCAAGACTGTAATATATATTCCAGGATTTTTTTTATAAAAATTGAATAAGAATTTGATTCTTTCGTTAAAGATCGTACTTTTTGAGCCAATGCCCTTGTATACAAGGGGGCTAAAATAGTTAAGCTCAAAGATTTGATTTGTAATTACTTGTAAATCGTTTTTGATTTTATCTAATGTGTGCTCGTCTTTAACTATTAATATTATTTTCCCGGTTTTGCTATATTCTTTGATTTTTTTAATTAAAAAAGCCTTGAAAAATCCTTCATATCCTGTTAATGAAAAAAATATATTTTGTTCTAAAAATTCTTTCATTTTTTTTAAATTAGAATTATTCTTTAATATTGTTGTTAGTTCTTCATCTATATTCATTTTTTACCTTTTTGTTTAATTAATTTAGTATAATAATATACTATAGGTATTATTACTTTCTTTATATATAATGTGTTTAGGTTTTGAGGGGAGCTTATGAATATTAGAAAATTGCTTTTTTGTATCTTTTTTATGAATATTTCTTTTCTTTTGTTTGCGGGAGATTACAAGGGCCTTGATTTTAAAATCAAGTTTTTTAATCAATCTATTTATCGTGTCAATAGTAATGTTTTTATTGAAGTTTCTCTTAGTAATGCGTCTGAGAGTGTTTTAACTTTAGAAATAGGCGATATTAATTCTTTTGGCTTTGATTTTGATGTTACTGATACCACCAATATTAAAGTTAAAAGACCTATTGAATATGTTAAAAAGAGATCTAAAAATGTTGCAATTCCTGTTAGAAATATGAGCTTGAGACCTAATGAAAAATTTTCTGTAGTTATTAACTTAAATCAATTTGTTAAGTTTAGTAAAGATGGAGTTTATTTTGTTAAGGGTATTTTTTTCCCAGACATTTCAGATCCATCTAAGAAAAAAGAATCCAATATTATTACGCTTTTTTTGAATGATGGTTTTGATGAAAATCCAGGTAGCATAGACCTTGTTAATTTGTCTGAAAATAATGATATTCAAGATATCTTGAAAAAGAAAAAATTATCTCCCGATGAAATTGTTAAATATTTGTTAAAGGCATTGCAGCTTGGGAAAAAAGAAAAGTTCTTTTTATATCTTGATATTGAAGGTTTGTTATTAAATGACAAGGGCAAGGCATACCTTTATAAGCAAAAGTTATCACCTATTCCCAATAAAAATGTAGTTGAAGAGTATAAAGAATATTTGTGGAATTCTAATAATTCGGATATTTCAAAAGCACCAAATAAATTTTCTATTATTGAAACTACTTATTCTGATACTTCTGGCAAGGTGATTGCTGATTTATATTTTGACGATGGGCAATTTTATATTTCCAAAAGATATACTTTCTTCTTTAAAAAATATGATTATTATTGGATAATTTATGATTACATTGTTCAAAATACTGGCATTAAGGAAAAGTAAAACTTTTTGTATTTTGCAAATTATAGATCTTATTATATTATTTTATTTTTTAATAATAGGTCCTGTAAATCTTAATGCCGATTTTGAGTATAAGGTTGTCAAGGGAGATACTCTTTTTTCAATTGCAATTAAATATAAAGTCAAAGTAAGCGATCTTAAAAGGATTAATAAACTTAATGTTGACAATATTAAGGCGGGTCAAATATTAATTATTCCAAGTGATTCTAATTTAGGTCAAAACATTACCCACAAAGTCAATCATTCTTTTAGTTTGCTAGAATCTAGTAAAGGGGGAGTTTTTTACACCGCAAAAGAAGGCGACACCATTGAGAGCATCTCAAAGCTTGTTGGACTAAGTCAAGAAGAGATAATTGCTTGGAATGATTTGCGTTCTAAAGATCTTAAGGTTGGAATGAAGCTTGTATTAACCGAGCCTGATTTTTTAAAGCCTTATATGGTTAGGAAAGGTGATTCACTTTCAAAACTTTCTCAGGATTTTGATATTAGTTCTAAGGATATTTTAAAATTTAATTTTCTTAATGATGATAAATTAAAGATTGGCCAGCAACTTTTTTTAAAGAAAGCCACTAAGAATGTTAATTTTCATTATGTTAAAAGAGGGGAAACTCTTGGCAGAATAGCTTATATTTATGGCGTTACTGCTAAGGATCTTGTAGCCCTTAATGGCAATCGGGCTATTAATCTTAAAGCAGGTTCATTGTTAAATGTTTTAAAGATTGTAAATAATGATTTAGAAAAACCTGTTGAGAGAGATTTAAAAATTGAGAAAAAAATAGATAATAAGTTTATCTATCATTCAGTTGCTGTAGGGGAGACTTTGTATAGCATTGCCAGACATTACGGTGTTTTAATCGAGGATCTTAAAAATTGGAATAATTTAAGCAGCAATAATATTATGCACGATCAAAAATTGAAAATTTTTGATAAAAAACTTTCAATTGATTCTTCTATAATTAAAACTAAAAACGATTTATATATTAAAAAAAAGGTTGATTCTGGCTCTAATTCTTCTAATAAAGTGCAAACAATAGTTAATCTTCCCTCAAGTAAAAATAAAAAACTAAATTTAAATACTTTTGGAATTACTGCCAATCAAGATCTTTTTGATATTAGCTCTTTGGTTATTTTAGACTC
The window above is part of the Borreliella burgdorferi B31 genome. Proteins encoded here:
- the cdd gene encoding cytidine deaminase, encoding MEKLKQEDIDKAFYMAEKARNNSYSPYSKFKVGACIKTKTNDFFIGTNVENASFGATCCAERSAILNMIAKIGVQEIDFLLLNTSPECIPCAICLQVMAEFFNQDTKIIITESKSFSENKTPIKIYTLKDLLKSPFDKKELRRVTYSELEKKLI
- a CDS encoding DHH family phosphoesterase; protein product: MRDVINFIKKYNNFVIIGHKDPDFDCIGSSLALSSFLSRIGKNSILLNEGPFIRKEIVPFKDKFLSEWPNIEISEYSVIILDCSILDRIGDEFIFYVKNMPTLVIDHHMSGEKLECEGYIDPFAPSTTFLIEKLIREFGHDLTKEEAWYILVGFCTDTGFFKFISRSDPEPFEMVARLVSKGISLKEVYSYIETTKSLKSIETLKLMLNSLESYWNGKVLFTFLSSSSSGKDGGVSGVNELFYMILSNVENNEILGILKEMEDGSIIVGLRSKDSFDVGKLAEDFGGGGHKNASGFRIKQGSLEIVKNRMLAYIKDNIYL
- a CDS encoding glycoside hydrolase family 3 N-terminal domain-containing protein; the encoded protein is MEREKLINEMVSKMQDHELLGQMFMISYPNQSITNFVLDFISKKNLGGIKIFGWNAKDLKNLTESIHKAQKTSQNNKFKIPLFVATDQEGGLAQHIKLNTSETIGNLGIAASLSPKDSYNTGYYIAQELRQLGINLNFAPIVDIYSHENNFAIGPRTYSDNPKIVSLLSLAFYKGQKQGGVISTAKHFPGHGNTTLDSHINIPIINSNLLEISLNELLPYKILIQENIPVIMTGHLAYPKLTNGENIPASSSIKIIKDILRKKLKYNNIIITDDLLMNAVNYNNESIYNTIERIVRTKSDIFLISLNENIQQNAYNMLLNLMKKDSEIKNNIIESNKRILRIKLMYLKENKNKSDLYPNLNKNEKIYSKEGEKFFEQNTLRSITKVRIEKEISKTKKTLIISPYYKMIVEGKKIFQNTYAYYYNYYPLNGINPQKLDEIKKLINKFEQVIFNLSTPGSLKYLENLKEYKDKISVIVSLTPHHIKKLNWIKNIVIIYGTTPLAFKSGFLTLTKDFDPKGTIPLKNIINKYYP
- a CDS encoding DJ-1 family glyoxalase III; translated protein: MVVGIILANGFEDIEAIIPIDILRRGNVNIQIISTNDSNVVISSKGVSFLADDIISNCKENCFDLIILPGGMPGATNLFNSKELDLILKDMNSKGKFIAAICASPVVVLAAKGLLGFNKFTCYPGLEKNVLDGEFVDENVVRSNNFITSKGVGTSFEFAFTLLEMVKGKQIMEDVKKATLLCKS
- a CDS encoding acetate kinase; this translates as MKILIINTGSSSLKFAIYQYENSKKIISGIVEKIKSQKSIIKIVNTDGSTTERFEKGIENHQKAIEKMFKILTNSDLKILKTLSEIKIIGHRVVHGGSSLKNSVILNNSILNKLKQISELAPLHNPNAITAIEAVLKILPHAKQVLCFDTSWHQTIKEHAFLYAIPYSWYKNHNIRKYGFHGLSYSYITKRSSEILNKKIDSLNLIILHLGNGASINAVKNGKSYDTSMGITPLEGLAMGTRSGDIDPSIINLMSTILNKTTKQIEEILNKESGILGISEKSNDMRDIWNKIEEGEYQSKLAVEIMTYRIKKYIGSYIAALDFNVDAIVFTGGIGVTDYGIRALALKGFEKIGIELDLEKNEMAQSKYLESEISTINSKLKILAIPTNEESTILEDIYNLIPKNL
- the mfd gene encoding transcription-repair coupling factor, whose translation is MNIDEELTTILKNNSNLKKMKEFLEQNIFFSLTGYEGFFKAFLIKKIKEYSKTGKIILIVKDEHTLDKIKNDLQVITNQIFELNYFSPLVYKGIGSKSTIFNERIKFLFNFYKKNPGIYITVLKSLLSKIPDKNTLLKNIYKIEKNTNINTADIEKTLITLGYEKTLRVTIPGEFTVKGEIIDIYPFGEQNPIRIALNFDKIEEIKKFNPLTQLKHDNEILEFQILPKKEIIWDDKTINTLKTKIKSVEYKKILEELDFKKETKTEEMFYPLVANTYLGDEIEKHTPIVNFEINNFEKEIEKIHQEYEKLYKEAEEAGKNIIDPKRILLNYKTFNLKSDVLFSKIKSLKSKETIEFKIESERNFFSNIALTKEEFENWLKNGFKIIIAAESESQKEKLKYIFKELPKVSIEVLKISSSLIIEKEKIAIILESNIFNTGQKINKAFESSKTKAIDSFVEIEKNSHVVHINHGIGIFRQIKRIKTSSLEKDYIEIEYAEGEKLFIPIEQTNLIQKYIGSDPKNIKLDKISSKTWIKNKANAKKRIEEIADKLIELYSKRESIKGIKYPEDNELQLLFESEFPYDETPDQIRAIKEIKEDMMSFKVMDRLLCGDVGFGKTEVAMRAAFKAVMGNKQVIVLSPTTILAEQHFNTFKKRFKNFPIKIEVLSRFIKNNAESRILKELKSGKIDIIIGTHKILSKKFTCKNLGLIIIDEEQRFGVKEKEKLKEIRISVDCLALSATPIPRSLHMSLIKLRDISVLKIPPQNRVKIEAYLESFSELLIKHAIESELSRDGQVFLVNHNIEELYYLKTLIERLTPYARIAIIHGKLTGEEIENIMHNFIKKAYQILLATTIIENGIDIPNANTIIINNANKFGLAQLYQLKGRVGRGSQKAYAYFLYQDSEKLNERSIERLRAITEFSELGAGFKIAMKDMEIRGVGNLLGREQHGEIESIGLDYYLTMLNKAIEKKMGKISSDEEEVDIKINYSGFIPENYAKNEQDKILIYKKIFKIQTEEESKKIRSELHNDFGPIPEEINSLLMLAELKILAKDLNITKLKEKNRALEIEYKNIESIPMEKIIEILQKHPNLLILNPSYQKSIFLSFKNIEKSEKINYIYKNINLLKTST
- a CDS encoding LysM peptidoglycan-binding domain-containing protein, whose translation is MITLFKILALRKSKTFCILQIIDLIILFYFLIIGPVNLNADFEYKVVKGDTLFSIAIKYKVKVSDLKRINKLNVDNIKAGQILIIPSDSNLGQNITHKVNHSFSLLESSKGGVFYTAKEGDTIESISKLVGLSQEEIIAWNDLRSKDLKVGMKLVLTEPDFLKPYMVRKGDSLSKLSQDFDISSKDILKFNFLNDDKLKIGQQLFLKKATKNVNFHYVKRGETLGRIAYIYGVTAKDLVALNGNRAINLKAGSLLNVLKIVNNDLEKPVERDLKIEKKIDNKFIYHSVAVGETLYSIARHYGVLIEDLKNWNNLSSNNIMHDQKLKIFDKKLSIDSSIIKTKNDLYIKKKVDSGSNSSNKVQTIVNLPSSKNKKLNLNTFGITANQDLFDISSLVILDSKIPIFEVVGDFYYWYRPRKISQPSEFYSEDWHSPLNSYKKATQLFKSFEKLVNSRFNKGSRLKDKLIILDPGHGGLDPGAIVKSRDGLGNEVFVVEDEYVYDIALRLYVYLKEEGANVEFTILAPDHLIRNSVFANNTFVNVKNEVYNDYDLNKNDTVDSWISGTPSGLKKRLVVVKNIVNKYKHIKDKDIAFFSLHADNSVGAPKSMGFYYQKDDDKKYDIHSKSAAEKITEGMKRSFYIKGQNLHVLRNNIVMTKLLVEVRNLAFPEEAWAIRSSKLRDQDSKILANGILKILENN